The window GTCatcaaaaaatatcaaagaTTGAAGGTTTGATTAAGCTTCTTTCATAGTATAACGCCTTAGCTTTTCAattgaataaattttcatttGATGATTTTTTTAGACGAAACACATTTGGCGAAACAGATCGCACAAGCTGATGCGGAATTTTACTCACAGAAGAAGATCATCGAGGCTAACAAGGTTGGTAGTTGCGCTATGTTTTGTTTCACCATAGAAAGTTGTTTCCGACTATAAGAGGTGTCACTACGGGACCGTATAAATTTGTTTCTGACTATGAGAGCTGTCACTGCAGGACGTTAGAAAGTTGTTTTCGTCTATAAGAGGTAGTAGTAGAGtagtttcaaatttgttttgaatACCTTATTCGTGAATTAGCGGAAATTTAATCATTTGTGTACATTTTTGTGAATAGCTACTTACTTTTCGCACAAATCGTTGCTGTCATTTCGCGTCTAAAATCTGATTTAAGATTAGGCCTTTGCCAAGATCAGTTCGAAACAGGCTTGAAATTAGCAGAAATTTAGCAACATTATAGCATGCTTGTAGGAAAAAACAACCGTTTCAAAGCCATCTTTTTAtcgtaaaaatcataaaaattaaatttcattgttGTAAAAGTATAGCCTGTCCTATCTCAGCTTAAGTGAAGGGATGGGACTATACTTTTCGATTAAGTCTAAATATCTTTGCCTTCGTTCTAATTAAATTGTAcagtttaatatatttttttattccccTCGTCCTGGGAAGGTTTTTTCGCACGACGATACGGATTTAACTAGATTAGTGTTTCCTATTTGCtgtattttggttctttttcaTACAATTATTGATTTTGCAAATATGGTCCCCACGTACTTTGATCTTTTCATACAAATAGCCGACTGAAATAACCAACCAACCTCGAATTTGAAAAAGAATTTGGGGGTATTTCGGATCTCGTTTTTTACCACCTCCATTAAAATCAAGTACCATGACTATGAAACTTGGCACAGTAACTGATCAAAACAAAAGAAGTTATTTAACATCAAAAAATTAATGCTGACGTCATTATATTTTGCTGAATACatcattttttccaaaaaaaataaattttatttacattttcctAATTTGTCTTTCATATGTGTAACACAAGTATATTTAGATGAGATgtgtatttataaaaatttatgttGGAAGTGTTGTAATGAAAAACTGTTTCAACAGCTCTCACAAGATGTAAATCTCACTTTTGTTTTAGTAACGGAAATAAAACTTTTCATATTTCTTCGTAATAGAAACAAAGTAAAAGTCTTAAAATTTCAAGCCCATACCTTATCGTGAACGAAACTGATTGGGGTGGTGCCCCGCcctatcaaataaaaaaaggttaacaACCCACCTCTTGAAAGCCTTTCGTTATTATTCGCTGtaacaatcaattttttttatctctgcTAAGTTTTGTCATCACTAGAATCTTTTTCCTGATTCCTGATCTGAAGGAGTACAGTCACAAACTTTTATGTGtatttatctttattatttataGTTAAAATTAACACCGGAGTATCTGGAATTAATGCGTATACAAGCCATTtctcaaaacaacaaaatatattatGGAAACAGTATACCAAATGTCTTCCTGGACAGCGACGTGTACAAGAGTGGAAAAAAGACACCGGTCAAATGATGTCCTTAAAGGCTGCCGTTAAAATAACCTTTTAGTCGTAAATAAAcgtcaaacttttttttatttattttaacaaaatcatTTCTTGTTTTCAAATATTATTAAACAAATCGTGCCATGATTAGCTGTCAGTCTGAGTAGCCCCTCGAATCAACGCGCTTCTTAAATCAACGGGGAAGAGGTTATTTGAATGCGAAATTAGAGCTAAATGGGACGAGTATTCGAATATTAAGTAGTTTTAAAAAGACGAGTATTTGAttcaagtatttttatttttaacgcgTATTTAAGGTCATATTCGTTGTCAACACCGTGTGTTGAAGGGATGGTAGCGACAAGTTCTCTTCAGAAAATTAAAAGGTTGTCTTTCCCAACAATTTATTTATCGCGTTTGTCGCATTTTTTAGATAAAACACCCTCTCTATGATGTAACAATAGATAATATTTTTCACGAATAAAAATGATTAGGTACAGACTTGTTTTGTTCTTCCCGAGGTTTAATCATCTCGCGAGCCAAGTTTATTCATGTtgtttcatgatttttttttcattgcagTTGACATAACGATGTTGTGAAATATCGTGCGGCGAGAAAATGTTTGAAAAGGTCTAAAGAAGTCAAAGAATTgatttgaaataaatttgatttttatattTGCTCAGCTGGAGATGCAGgtgcattttgttttttcttctttccttATTccgtttttatcaatttatcaacaaagatatcaaagaaataacatttaaaaatttttattcaaCGCTATAGGATACTGTGAGAGAATGCGAACTTTCTCTCAAGTGATGTTAAattcgatatatatatatatgtatatatatgtgctggatttttaaaatttaatgtgAAGCGAAAAAAGGATTCTTCATAAAAACGGCGAATCATATATTTTCAAGCGGCTACAACAGTGGCGTGTAAATACTGCATCAAAACTCGTAGAgaagtaaataataaaaaataatctaatATTTACTGGCATTAAGCAATTGCTAATTTTCGCGCATTCGCGAAAAAAAGTTCCTTAATGCTCGGAATGTAGTACGCGATGAAAAATTTACTTTGTTTGAAAGAAATAAAACTGAATGCAGAAAAGCGTTTTAAGTGTcccttttttttctgtttatttttataatttgcaACAATAGCTGTTAAAAGGATAGCTGGATAGTTTGCATGAAAGAAACGCGCCTGTGCTTAAAACCCTTAATTTTGCTATTTTATCTTTGTTAATTATGGTGCAATTTAAACGTGCGCAAAAATTAATACGCGCGAAATGCATTAATATTTCTTTTGGCGAAGATTTGAACGCGCGCGAAAATTAACGCACACAGTAAATTAGTATAAACAAGGTAAACTTGCTTTGTTGGACAAAAGTTTGTGCAAAAATACGTTGTGCAATGGGAAAGTGTGATAATTTGcgtgataaaaaattataatacctAGCGTCTTTCGTTAGAGGCGCTTGGATATAAATTGTGCAGAGTTAAAGTAAAGTTAGCTTCGAATAAAGACAGAGTGACACTTGTCCAttttaaatacaaacaaaacTGAATGCAATTGACTGTCTCTTATTCGAAACCCatggtggaaaaaaaattgattaagaAAAAGATTcgaagtattaaaaaaaatttaaaatgtcttGGTTAAACTTTGTAATAGAAACGAAAGAAACaatgagttttttatttatcttactcGCTACCTTTTTAAAATGGTAAGCCTTGTTAGGGACACATTAATGAAACGTTTGAATTATGGGCATAAGAGAGGGTGAGCTATATTCATGAATACTAAATTCAAAAGGTAAAAAACTAATTGAAATGTGTTAATACTAGAGTACAATGTTTTAAAGCTGAGTTAAAATACTTTTCTCAACATAACATCGTCCAAGGGGAGCACAAATTGAATCGTGCGATTTTATGAGAAGAACTACTAATACGCACTATTGAAGTGCGTGTTGATTTTTTACAAACGAATTTCACTCTGTTCATTGTCGCAATAAAACAGAGTATGCCACTCTAACCAAGGCACCGTAttcattaaatttttaagtgaatttggtcgaatgttttatttttagttaaaatCTATTTTTCATTCTCCAATCAGTTATTGATCACATCTTTAGATAAAATTAACTTAAATGTTAAAGTTAAAACTGTcaacaaatttttctttttgtacattttttagtaGATGATTTATTTTGCTCTAAAATCTCAATCCCTAACTGAAATTTCAAATAAGTGGCCAAAAGTTGTAATATTCGACTCGCCCTGACCAACCTTTTAATCTAACTAGCGGTAGGTCATCTTGACTGTCCCGTTACGCCTTGCTGTAGAGAAAATGAGGAAAAATTGAACTTTAATTTTTACGAACAGAAAAATCTGATCTCGTTACATATCAAATCAGGGGTCCCAGggcaaaaacacagattttatttatgattttatgccaatttaatttttactattttcttaCCAATTTCTCAAGGATTTGACAAATTTCCTACATAAACTGGATAACCCTTGGAAAACTGAGTACACATAAAAAGTGCTTTGAATTTTGACAGTCTATACTGTTACCACCAAGGTTCATTGCTAAACAATGGGCTAATCAAGTCTAAGGGTTTGCCCCTAAAActtgtttctgttttttatcAACTATTTGCAAAGCTTGTAACATTTCTGCCTTCGTTACGAAATTTTCTAGGCTTAGGAAGAAACTGCATTGGCTAATAGTGTCATGAcacaattttgtcaattttgaatGCTTCAGCACAAATTTTACAATAagctgaaaatttatcatttttaacaaaactgaGCCTAGGATAGCTTTTTCCCACTCTGGACGGTGTCACTATTATAATTACTAACCTTGAAAAAAGTTGTTCTACTCTCTTCTCAACTTAAACAATTGCTACATAAAACTCTGGGAAATGTCATAAGAATAGAAATGCTGAGTAAAgagcaaacaaaattaaaaataactgcGTAAACAAAATTTTGGAGAACACATgtacaaaaattataatttattatgccaaaaaatcaatttcatgcttattttatggtttttgagaaaaaatagcTGATTTTATGATTTATGCCAGCTGGGACCCCTGATCAAATGCATTGACAACGGCCGTAACTTTAGATTTCCGGGCTTAAAGTTCAGgggaaaaaatacaaaaacgtgATTAAGAAATTTGGCATTTCTATAcactatatattatatatacattatttttttaagttaaaaataacagcgaagaaatatttacaatctaacaaaataatacgtttaaaaaattaaaaaatattttttgacagatttttcaACTTGAGGAAGGTAACTCATTTCGATCTTCAATCGAGCCCTCTTCACTTAAATTTGAAGACtcggaattttttcttttattaacatTATTCTGGTCGTATTCTTCCACTATGCTTTTCAAATCTCGAATGTACATCATAGCATAACGTAGAATTTCCACTTTGGACAGCTTTTTTTTGTCCGGTAGAAACGGGACCTTTTTACGCAGAGAATCAAACCCATCATTCACTTGTTTTACGCGATTTCGTTCCCTTTCGTTACGTCTGGCAACAGCAACTGGATCCATTGTAGCAACAAGACTGTGATTTGTTCTTCGCTTACGTGGTTTGGCGTCCATAGGTAAATGCATTCGTGGAGACATCATTGGTAGAGAGTAACCAACATGTTCGTACTTAGCAAAGAGTTGTGAATTGTTGACGAGCATTGGACCGTTGATAAAATTTACGTTCATGATTGGTTTCGAATAGAGGAGCTGCATCATTTGTTAATCGGTGCCAGGCTATGCTCTGAATAGTGTGCCGTTTTGTTCAATCATCGCTTTTACTTAtatctaaaagaaaaacaatgaaacagTACGTCTACTTTAAtgtataaatgtgaaattgatcGCCTAATCCATATCTCGTACGAATGTAGTAGTGTTAGGGAGGGCGACGAAGTATACTTTTGCAAGTAAATACAGCGATCGCTTgagaatttataaaaatttcttactattagttctttatttttagaaatcgaaaaaatcaaaaaaaaatcaaaacgaaaaataaacaagaaaagtaataaaaaaacagaaataaattatgtcccccccccccctctctcCCTGAAAGTTAAAGTAtcataaaatatcaaaacaaaagaattagtaaaattattcaaagtgctaataaattttttgcaatgaaatttatattttctcaTCCCGtttcaataagaaaaataaacattggAAACACATACAAAAGCACTGAGCAGACACGCTCGAGCTGAAAGATAACCTTTCAAACCAGCTGGGAAGAAGATCGAAGAAAAACaatacataacaaaaaaatttgatctgattaaataatgtaaaattaaCAATTGACGTTATTCATACATGCGAAAATTGATCACTGCTAGACTctctacttaaaaaaatacaatttttctgGTTAATATATTTGCCTTTTTAAGTCAcccgtaaattttaaaaatagtggATTTTCACAATTTAGCATggaatttttctgatttttcagcCATTCCCAGCCtcattcttataaaaatgtcCTTTCCCGAGAGTGACtgcacaaaaacataaaaatgaagtacatattttaatatttttttataagctgCGAGCATAGCTTGGAGGACCTGATGAACggacaaacaaaaaaacgcaTATCCCAAATTTGTATTTAAGAAGTAAAGCAGAACAGGACGTtttctaaatgtaaaaaaataatataaaaagaaaaatgaagaaaaaaaaattattattaattttaccTGGTGAATAAAAAAACCCCGATGCAAACCAGGCGCGGTACCGCCCTCATTAAGAAAAAATGCCTTCAAACAAACGGAttgattgaatttttttctatGGAACGTATTCAAATCATAGAACTCTGTTGCTCTGCTGCTGATCAATTTTACAGATGAGAGAATTATGAAAATAAAGTGATAGTGTGAAATCTTCTTTTTAGCTTTTTATGATACAACGCAAGTTGTGTCATATCATAAATGCAGAAAAACCCCACTTTTAACGAGAGTAAACTTTAAACATCTCgtaactgaaaaaaataaagtcaTAAAATGTCTAGCCTATACCTCATTTAAAAACAAGTTATCGAAAATAAAACAATGGTTGTAGTAAAATTAATCCCCTCCCCcaccccccccaaaaaaaaatgaaaagaaaaaaaaaagaaaaagaaatccaCTGTCGGTGTTCTTTTTAGAATGTACCAAAATGTAAATTTAGAAATCTGAAAAATCACATTATTTAACATAGATctttattttttggaatttttggaCAAAACTTTCCAAAAAGACGTATTTTTATACCAAAATTGTTCTGATATCGGAGTAATCTAGGATGAAATATTCCAGAAAATGCTTTTTCTATGCTTTTCATTATATGCTTAACATTAGACAATTTAATCATTGAAATCCTTTTAAAACCTATTGTTGATACTCTGAATTTTCGAAATTGGAAAAGGATGAAAAATTCCATCGTAATAACCCTTCTAAAACAAGTTTtaacatttaggtaagaagctAGTAAACGATGATAGAATAACTATACAAGGATAGTTTTGAAGGataatgtataataaaacaCGAAATATATTCTAAAACTATTGTCGGAGTAAAATTGGATGAAATATTCCAAAAAAACAATAATCGAAATGACATTTTATTGATACATatgcatatacatatacatatattgaTAAATATACATATGCTAACACGTATCCTCGAGAGTATCAGAAGATTAATTATTCCAAACATCTTAACAAACTAGCAAACGAAAAGAACTGGTAACACAATCCAAACAAATATCAAACTTAGGGAAATACGAAATATCAAACACTGTTTTCACATTAGGCTTAGTACAACTTTAGTTAAACAAAGATTAATGTTTCTGACTAAAAGGAATCTAATAGAATGGAAAAatcaaaagaagaaattttaagagtgaaataacaagaaatattCCAAAAATAATTAATGACTTTTCAGAGCAGTGTGGAAAGAATTATAAACTTGCTTTTTGATTTAATATAAGATTTTTTCATCCAGTATCACTCCTTATTACTCCTCTtatttattacaagctcgtgagctttttacaagctcgtgagcttgtattaaaacgcaaatgtgtcctacaagaatggaaatttttgcctctctgagcaccgacacgggagtagtcgtgtgttcgaatctcatcttggtaactatttttactttttttttctttttactaactcgtaactaactatcTCCGAAAtaatcaattgcaacgtcacagatttaaatttcgtacctaaactctctaagtacttggaagtcatctaaatgacgtttcaggccaaatttggtatttgttttcgacaaaacttaccaccataattttgatttttgtcacttaacgtcattttaggccaaattggtccaaaaattaaaactattttagacaaaacttggcaaagttaacaaaaaaagtatgccgaacatggtgacattaaaattttgattttttgtcacctaaatgtcattttaggccaaaattggttcgaaaattaaaatactttattttcggcaaaatttggcacagttaacaaaaaagtatgctgaatatgatagtgaca is drawn from Hydractinia symbiolongicarpus strain clone_291-10 chromosome 8, HSymV2.1, whole genome shotgun sequence and contains these coding sequences:
- the LOC130653766 gene encoding achaete-scute homolog 1a-like, producing the protein MQLLYSKPIMNVNFINGPMLVNNSQLFAKYEHVGYSLPMMSPRMHLPMDAKPRKRRTNHSLVATMDPVAVARRNERERNRVKQVNDGFDSLRKKVPFLPDKKKLSKVEILRYAMMYIRDLKSIVEEYDQNNVNKRKNSESSNLSEEGSIEDRNELPSSS